A window of Pectobacterium carotovorum genomic DNA:
GCAAGACTTTACGCACCTGATCGACCAGAACGCGCTCTTCACGCACGCTGCCCGCATCATCAGGCAATAAAGGCAACAAATTGAATGCCAACTGCTTCGGGAAAAGCCCAGCCTCAGGTGGAACACCATTCAGCAGACGGGCACTTTGTCCGGCCAGATCGTCTATCGCTGCTTTACCGAGTGCAGAAACCGACAGCATATTGACGACATGCAGACGCGAGAGCCCAGCCGCATCAGTCAACGGCTTAATCACCGTCAGCAGTTGGCTGGTCAGGCTGTCGGCCACCGCGACAATATTGCGGTTACGATAATCTGCCAGCGTATGTGTATTCACGCCGGGTACGACCAGCGGGACATCCGGCTCCAGCGCAAACAGACCGCTGCTGTCGATAACCAGACAGCCCGCGTCCCCTGCGTCTTCCGCATAGCGGGCGCTGGCATCCTGACCGGCGACAAAAAATGCCAGCTGCGCCTGTGACCAGTCAAAATCGGCCACATCGGTGACCAGACAGGATTTGCCGTTAAAACGTATGGTTTCACCCGCGCTACGTTCACTGGCCAGCGGATACAGTTCACCCACTGGGAATTCGCGTTCCTGCAATGATTCCAGTAACGCCGTGCCTACTGCGCCCGTTGCGCCCAGCAGAGCAATATTCCAGCCGTCAGACATTTGGTTCTCTCCCAAATTTT
This region includes:
- a CDS encoding aspartate-semialdehyde dehydrogenase, whose translation is MSDGWNIALLGATGAVGTALLESLQEREFPVGELYPLASERSAGETIRFNGKSCLVTDVADFDWSQAQLAFFVAGQDASARYAEDAGDAGCLVIDSSGLFALEPDVPLVVPGVNTHTLADYRNRNIVAVADSLTSQLLTVIKPLTDAAGLSRLHVVNMLSVSALGKAAIDDLAGQSARLLNGVPPEAGLFPKQLAFNLLPLLPDDAGSVREERVLVDQVRKVLQDDGLPISVTCIQSPVFYGHAQVVHLESLRPLSAEEARDELLNAGNIEVSDEQDYPTQVGDASGNGQLSVGCLRNDYGIPELLQFWSVADNARFGGALMAVETAECLVREYLG